Proteins encoded within one genomic window of Ottowia sp. SB7-C50:
- the trxA gene encoding thioredoxin TrxA, with translation MANELIKHVSDSSFETDVLKSDKPVLVDFWAEWCGPCKAIAPTLDELATAYDGRLQIAKVNVDDNRTVPAKFGIRGIPTLMVFKNGQLAATKVGALTKAQLTQFIDQQLA, from the coding sequence ATGGCCAATGAATTGATCAAGCATGTGAGCGACAGCTCCTTTGAAACCGATGTCCTGAAGTCCGACAAGCCCGTGCTGGTGGACTTCTGGGCCGAATGGTGCGGCCCCTGCAAGGCCATCGCACCGACGCTGGACGAACTGGCGACCGCCTATGACGGCCGGCTGCAGATCGCCAAGGTGAACGTGGACGACAACCGCACGGTGCCGGCCAAGTTCGGCATTCGCGGCATCCCGACGTTGATGGTGTTCAAGAACGGCCAGCTGGCCGCCACCAAGGTCGGCGCGCTGACCAAGGCGCAACTGACGCAGTTCATCGACCAGCAACTGGCCTGA
- a CDS encoding PD-(D/E)XK nuclease family protein: MAPIAKTWHGAGAGAVDDAWRALLAQVDAALRARAAHPARSVVLLPYAQLMPLAARRWALQFPDGFAPHFDTTRNWAARVGWFAPGPQDLAFDRGRDLLTAAQWLDDAGLSAQRALLVTPLVEQATQLGTVAAGLAPSARPAWAAQARAAVAGDGPLALEAAVARIAIAWAAHSDYATDVLFEPRVDAALDALLIVPGLSDDLLTDTLAVHFAHKTVRLPASWDAPLGQIATHPCADAEDEAERAAACVLRHIEAGRVPVALVAGDRVLTRRVNALLAERGVRAGEALRDETGWKLSTTHAAAQLMAALHACAPRASTDEVLDWLKLAPAFDAQPQRGLERHLRRHAVRGWPQAALLTADQALTQQIEALRAPMSTARPLADWLAALRTLLQGCGLWPLLVADVAGNAVIDALGLEGDALADWRDWPAAQRRMGLAEFTRWVAEALEAASFRPPHPAHAQVVVLPMSQLLGRPFAAVVLPGADEQRLPAAPEPPGPWSAAQRQSLRLPTREDLRAAQAAAWALALRVPQVDVLWRHADDNGEPLLPSPLVQSLQLQELAALGTEARAPRFIQIHPTQRPQPRGDVLPTQPLSASGYEMLRACPYRFFALRQLGLAEEGELDVDIDKRDWGNWLHDTLRGFHEALRDAPEADRLSLIDAAAEAATQALGPSLEPGEFMPFAVAWPTLRDAYLQWLAAHEAGGAQFKLAEESIDTQRGPLRLKGQIDRIDDVQDGAALLIDYKTEPLTRTRERIKAGNEDTQLPFYALLSGADAPRAAYLNLAEREAPSLHELPELPMLAAQLYEGMAHDLARIAAGEPLPALGEGSVCDWCEARGLCRKDFWG, translated from the coding sequence ATGGCGCCGATAGCCAAAACCTGGCACGGTGCGGGCGCGGGGGCCGTCGACGACGCCTGGCGCGCGCTGCTGGCGCAGGTCGACGCCGCGTTGCGCGCGCGCGCGGCGCACCCCGCGCGCAGCGTGGTGCTGCTGCCCTACGCGCAGCTGATGCCCCTGGCCGCGCGCCGGTGGGCGCTGCAGTTTCCCGACGGGTTTGCGCCGCACTTCGACACCACGCGCAACTGGGCGGCACGCGTCGGCTGGTTCGCGCCCGGCCCGCAAGACCTGGCTTTTGACCGCGGGCGCGACCTGCTCACCGCCGCCCAGTGGCTCGACGACGCGGGCCTGTCGGCGCAGCGTGCGCTGCTGGTCACGCCGTTGGTCGAGCAGGCCACGCAGCTGGGCACCGTCGCCGCCGGCCTGGCCCCGTCGGCGCGGCCGGCCTGGGCGGCGCAGGCCCGCGCGGCCGTGGCGGGCGATGGTCCGCTGGCGCTGGAAGCTGCGGTGGCCCGCATCGCCATCGCGTGGGCCGCGCATTCCGACTACGCCACCGACGTGCTGTTCGAGCCGCGCGTGGACGCGGCGCTCGACGCCCTGCTGATCGTGCCGGGCCTGTCGGACGACCTGCTGACCGACACGCTGGCCGTGCACTTTGCCCACAAGACCGTACGGCTGCCTGCGTCGTGGGACGCGCCCCTGGGCCAGATCGCCACGCACCCCTGCGCCGATGCCGAAGACGAGGCCGAGCGCGCCGCCGCCTGCGTGCTGCGCCACATCGAAGCCGGCCGCGTGCCGGTGGCGCTGGTCGCCGGCGATCGCGTGCTGACGCGCCGCGTCAACGCGCTGCTGGCCGAGCGCGGCGTGCGCGCGGGCGAGGCCTTGCGCGACGAGACCGGCTGGAAGCTGTCCACCACCCACGCCGCCGCGCAGCTGATGGCGGCGTTGCACGCCTGCGCGCCCCGCGCGTCCACCGACGAGGTGCTGGACTGGCTCAAGCTCGCTCCCGCCTTCGATGCGCAGCCGCAGCGCGGGCTGGAGCGCCACCTGCGCCGCCACGCCGTGCGCGGCTGGCCACAGGCGGCGCTGCTCACGGCCGACCAGGCGCTCACGCAGCAAATCGAAGCGCTGCGCGCGCCGATGAGCACCGCGCGCCCGCTGGCCGACTGGCTGGCCGCCCTGCGCACGCTGCTGCAAGGCTGCGGCCTGTGGCCGCTGCTGGTGGCCGACGTCGCCGGCAACGCCGTCATCGACGCCCTGGGGCTGGAGGGCGATGCCCTGGCCGACTGGCGCGACTGGCCCGCCGCGCAGCGCCGCATGGGCCTGGCCGAATTCACCCGCTGGGTAGCCGAGGCGCTGGAAGCCGCCAGCTTTCGCCCGCCGCACCCGGCCCACGCGCAGGTCGTGGTGCTGCCCATGAGCCAGCTGCTCGGCCGCCCTTTTGCCGCCGTGGTGCTGCCCGGCGCCGACGAGCAGCGCCTGCCCGCCGCGCCCGAACCGCCCGGCCCGTGGAGCGCCGCGCAGCGCCAGTCCTTGCGCCTGCCCACGCGCGAGGACTTGCGCGCCGCGCAGGCCGCCGCCTGGGCGCTGGCGCTGCGCGTGCCGCAGGTGGATGTGCTGTGGCGCCACGCCGACGACAACGGCGAGCCGCTGTTGCCTTCGCCCCTGGTGCAGTCGCTACAACTTCAGGAGCTGGCCGCGCTTGGTACAGAAGCGCGAGCGCCCCGTTTCATTCAAATTCACCCCACCCAGCGCCCGCAGCCGCGCGGCGACGTGCTGCCCACGCAGCCGTTGTCCGCCAGCGGCTACGAGATGCTGCGCGCCTGCCCCTACCGCTTCTTCGCGCTGCGCCAACTGGGGCTGGCGGAAGAGGGCGAGCTGGACGTGGACATCGACAAGCGCGACTGGGGCAACTGGCTGCACGACACGTTGCGCGGCTTTCACGAAGCGCTGCGCGATGCGCCCGAGGCCGACCGCCTGAGCTTGATCGACGCCGCCGCCGAAGCCGCCACGCAGGCGCTCGGCCCCAGCCTGGAGCCCGGCGAATTCATGCCCTTTGCCGTTGCCTGGCCCACGCTGCGCGATGCGTATCTGCAATGGCTGGCCGCGCACGAAGCGGGCGGCGCCCAGTTCAAGTTGGCTGAAGAAAGCATCGACACCCAGCGCGGCCCGCTGCGGCTGAAAGGCCAGATCGACCGCATCGACGACGTGCAAGACGGCGCCGCCCTGCTGATCGACTACAAGACCGAGCCGCTCACCCGCACGCGCGAGCGCATCAAGGCCGGCAACGAAGACACGCAACTGCCCTTTTACGCCCTGCTGTCCGGCGCAGACGCCCCGCGCGCGGCGTACCTGAACCTGGCCGAACGCGAAGCGCCCAGCCTGCACGAATTGCCCGAACTGCCGATGCTGGCCGCGCAGTTGTACGAAGGCATGGCGCACGACCTGGCCCGCATCGCTGCTGGCGAGCCGCTGCCGGCGCTCGGCGAAGGCAGCGTGTGCGACTGGTGCGAGGCGCGGGGCTTGTGCCGCAAGGATTTCTGGGGCTAA
- a CDS encoding UvrD-helicase domain-containing protein has protein sequence MSRFRGRLNDPPPAYEHNGALCSRAAFYAIACDPRRSVAVEACAGAGKTWMLVSRILRALLDGAAPQEILAITFTKKAAGEMRERLQQWLADFARPRAGETPERWQTRLDAELIARGIELQRLPDQREQLQNLYQSLLAQGRPVQIRTFHSWFAALLRSAPLSVLQQLGLPSAYELLEDDADAVAEVWRRYLRRVAGDADLSADYAALVATLGRHRAHAALEGALARRVEFLLADAAGHIDEAVAPFDVLYPRLAGVAQPADWLLQRTAGRTLLQDAARALAPMARTYAAKGAELLVALEAEDWPGVVTALFTQAGKPRVFGKSHDDIRAAQNEVEAVLAAEQQHAARQHHQRMARLTRPLIESFAELKRERGWVDMSDVERAALTLLSDPFLSGWVQERLDARTRHLLIDEFQDTNPLQWQALHAWLSSYAGAGGGQDAPSVFIVGDPKQSIYRFRRADPQVFIAAQDFIVNALGGDRLACDHTHRNAPEVLGAVNDVMLAAQAADEFSGYRAHSTESAARGHIAALPLIPRPDRAATGDGDEPAWRDSLTTPRVVLEDSLRTLESRQAARWIAHRIAAGVPPDRLMVLARKRLPLGELQSELRQLGIACEQPEQQLLGEQPAVQDVLALVDALVSPGHDLALARALKSPLFGLSDDDLVRIALAVRASTPSPPWGEGRGEGQPPPDTPPAPRRTPPRLARCTLKNRAASARCTRAGG, from the coding sequence TTGTCCCGTTTTCGAGGGCGTCTCAATGACCCCCCCCCCGCCTACGAACACAACGGCGCCCTCTGCAGCCGCGCCGCCTTCTACGCCATTGCCTGCGACCCGCGCCGCAGTGTGGCGGTGGAGGCCTGCGCGGGCGCGGGCAAGACGTGGATGCTGGTCTCGCGCATCCTGCGCGCGCTGCTGGACGGCGCCGCGCCGCAAGAAATCCTCGCCATCACCTTCACCAAGAAGGCCGCCGGCGAGATGCGCGAACGGCTGCAGCAGTGGCTGGCCGACTTCGCTCGGCCGCGCGCGGGCGAGACACCAGAGCGATGGCAAACGCGCCTGGACGCTGAACTGATTGCAAGAGGAATCGAGTTGCAGCGCTTGCCAGATCAGCGCGAGCAGCTACAAAATTTATACCAGTCCCTGCTGGCCCAAGGCCGCCCGGTGCAGATCCGCACCTTTCACAGCTGGTTTGCCGCGCTCTTGCGCAGCGCGCCGCTGTCGGTGCTGCAGCAGCTGGGCCTGCCTTCGGCCTACGAGCTGCTCGAAGACGATGCCGACGCCGTGGCCGAGGTCTGGCGCCGCTACCTGCGCCGCGTGGCGGGCGATGCCGATTTGAGCGCCGACTACGCCGCGCTCGTCGCCACGCTGGGCCGCCACCGCGCGCACGCCGCGCTCGAAGGCGCGCTGGCCCGCCGCGTCGAATTTCTGCTGGCCGACGCCGCGGGCCACATCGATGAGGCCGTGGCGCCGTTCGACGTGCTCTACCCGCGCCTGGCCGGCGTGGCCCAGCCCGCCGACTGGCTGCTGCAACGCACCGCTGGCCGCACCCTGCTGCAGGACGCCGCCCGCGCGCTCGCCCCCATGGCGCGCACCTACGCCGCCAAGGGCGCCGAGTTGCTGGTCGCGCTGGAGGCGGAGGACTGGCCCGGCGTGGTGACCGCACTGTTCACCCAGGCCGGCAAGCCGCGCGTCTTTGGCAAGTCGCACGACGACATCCGCGCCGCGCAAAACGAGGTCGAAGCCGTGCTGGCGGCGGAGCAGCAGCATGCCGCGCGCCAACACCACCAGCGCATGGCGCGCCTCACGCGTCCGCTGATCGAATCGTTTGCCGAGCTGAAACGCGAGCGCGGCTGGGTCGACATGAGCGATGTCGAGCGCGCCGCGCTCACCCTGCTGTCCGATCCGTTCCTCAGCGGCTGGGTGCAGGAGCGGCTGGACGCGCGCACCCGCCACCTGCTGATTGACGAATTTCAGGACACCAACCCGCTGCAGTGGCAGGCGCTGCACGCGTGGCTGTCGTCGTATGCGGGCGCCGGCGGCGGGCAGGACGCCCCCAGCGTGTTCATCGTCGGCGACCCCAAGCAAAGCATCTATCGCTTTCGCCGCGCCGACCCCCAGGTCTTCATTGCCGCGCAGGATTTCATCGTCAACGCGCTCGGCGGCGACCGCCTGGCCTGCGACCACACGCACCGCAACGCGCCCGAAGTGCTGGGCGCCGTCAACGACGTGATGCTGGCCGCGCAGGCCGCCGACGAATTCAGCGGTTATCGCGCCCACAGCACCGAATCGGCCGCGCGCGGCCACATCGCCGCGCTCCCGCTCATCCCGCGCCCGGATCGCGCGGCCACCGGCGATGGCGATGAGCCAGCCTGGCGCGACAGCCTGACCACCCCGCGCGTGGTGTTGGAAGACAGCCTGCGCACCCTCGAATCCCGCCAGGCCGCGCGCTGGATCGCCCACCGCATCGCCGCCGGCGTGCCGCCCGACCGCCTGATGGTGCTGGCCCGCAAGCGGCTGCCGCTGGGCGAGTTGCAGTCTGAATTGCGCCAGCTGGGCATCGCCTGCGAGCAGCCCGAACAGCAACTGCTGGGCGAACAGCCGGCGGTGCAGGACGTGCTGGCGCTGGTCGATGCGCTGGTCTCGCCGGGGCACGATCTGGCGCTGGCGCGCGCGCTGAAATCGCCGCTGTTTGGCTTGAGCGACGACGACCTGGTGCGCATCGCCCTCGCCGTGCGCGCGTCTACTCCCTCTCCCCCCTGGGGAGAGGGCAGGGGTGAGGGGCAGCCTCCGCCCGACACGCCCCCCGCGCCGCGCCGCACCCCCCCCCGCCTGGCTCGATGTACTCTCAAAAACAGAGCTGCCAGCGCTCGATGCACAAGGGCTGGCGGCTGA
- a CDS encoding 3'-5' exonuclease, translating to MAQYRHWLLTLPPHDALQAIYSHRDVLARFAAAAPAPERAHVVAQLRALLAAALRMQGGRFLTAYQWLRALRRQRLPAPRHAAPQAVQLLTVHGAKGLEADEVLLLDAASAAPRGGGPGVLIDWPGDEPAPTQFVFVASEGAPPPGVADLAAQEAAAQAREELNALYVAMTRARGRLVLSGITPHSQPASSWWQRIEPLAEPLPVPAEAAAALGGDTEFSMLELPPARVQQAQEAIENVVVDDPPTDASRFGEAMHWLLEHAADTPAGWLPERLAQARRRFGVDAAQAARAEALARRILGGEAAWAWSADEVLQAFNEIELTHQGQRLRIDRLVRRCAGPHGDEAWWVLDYKSAARPEGNPLLLEQLGRYRAAVALILPGHAVVAAFLSADGRVVRVD from the coding sequence TTGGCCCAATACCGTCATTGGCTGCTCACCCTGCCGCCGCACGATGCGCTGCAGGCCATCTACAGCCACCGCGACGTGCTGGCGCGCTTTGCCGCCGCCGCGCCCGCGCCCGAACGCGCGCACGTGGTGGCGCAATTGCGCGCGCTGCTCGCCGCCGCGCTGCGCATGCAGGGCGGGCGTTTTCTCACCGCCTACCAGTGGCTGCGCGCGCTGCGTCGCCAGCGCCTGCCCGCGCCGCGCCATGCGGCGCCGCAAGCCGTGCAACTGCTCACCGTGCACGGCGCCAAGGGGCTGGAAGCCGACGAAGTGCTGCTGCTCGATGCCGCCAGCGCCGCCCCGCGCGGCGGCGGCCCCGGCGTGCTGATCGACTGGCCGGGCGACGAACCCGCGCCGACGCAATTCGTGTTCGTGGCCAGCGAAGGCGCCCCGCCGCCCGGCGTGGCCGACCTGGCCGCGCAGGAAGCCGCGGCCCAGGCGCGCGAAGAACTCAACGCCCTGTACGTCGCCATGACCCGCGCGCGCGGCCGGTTGGTGCTGTCGGGCATCACGCCGCACAGCCAGCCGGCCAGCAGCTGGTGGCAGCGCATCGAGCCGCTGGCCGAGCCGCTGCCGGTGCCGGCTGAAGCCGCCGCTGCGCTTGGCGGTGACACCGAATTTTCAATGCTCGAATTGCCGCCAGCGCGTGTCCAGCAAGCGCAAGAAGCTATTGAAAATGTAGTAGTCGACGATCCACCCACCGACGCCTCGCGCTTCGGTGAAGCCATGCACTGGCTGCTGGAGCATGCCGCCGACACGCCCGCCGGCTGGCTGCCCGAGCGCCTTGCGCAAGCACGGCGGCGCTTTGGCGTCGATGCCGCCCAGGCCGCGCGCGCTGAAGCGTTGGCGCGGCGCATCCTGGGCGGCGAGGCAGCCTGGGCGTGGTCTGCGGATGAGGTGCTGCAGGCCTTCAACGAGATCGAGCTGACGCATCAAGGTCAGCGGCTGCGCATCGACCGCCTGGTGCGCCGCTGCGCGGGGCCGCATGGGGATGAGGCGTGGTGGGTGCTGGACTACAAGAGCGCCGCGCGGCCCGAGGGCAATCCGCTGCTGCTGGAGCAGTTGGGGCGGTATCGGGCGGCGGTGGCGCTGATTCTTCCGGGTCACGCTGTGGTGGCGGCGTTTTTGAGTGCGGATGGGCGGGTGGTTCGGGTGGATTGA
- a CDS encoding TIGR03862 family flavoprotein, which produces MSNDPRETLIIGAGPAGLMAAEVLSRAGVAVDVFDAMPSVGRKFLLAGKGGLNLTHSEPLQPFVARYGDQSNAVAGWLHDFGPQAVRDWAAGLGVSTFVGTSGRVFPAEMKAAPLLRAWLQRLRHPADGGTPVRFHMRHRWVDWQSADAMKSGANGADAESVGGQFLFESPAGPTRVTARAAVLALGGASWPRLGSDGAWVPWLEQVGAEVAPLRPANCGFDAAGRAGDGWTPFFSERFAGQPLKNVSIAFTDNAGQRVQRRGEFVLTASGVEGSLIYAASAALREEIARAGSATFLLNLLPGRTAADVQAAVAHPRGSRSLSSHLKSRLGLAPVHTALLHELLAPEQLKDATALANAIQALPITLRAPRPLAEAISTAGGVRLTSLTDDLELHAAPGVFCAGEMLDWEAPTGGYLLTASLASGVRAAQGVLRRLGRG; this is translated from the coding sequence ATGTCCAACGATCCCCGCGAGACCCTCATCATCGGCGCCGGCCCCGCCGGCCTGATGGCGGCCGAGGTGCTGTCGCGCGCCGGCGTGGCGGTCGATGTGTTCGACGCCATGCCCTCGGTCGGCCGCAAGTTCCTGCTGGCGGGCAAGGGCGGACTGAACCTGACGCATTCCGAGCCGCTGCAGCCCTTCGTCGCGCGCTATGGCGATCAGAGCAACGCGGTGGCCGGCTGGCTGCACGACTTTGGCCCGCAGGCGGTGCGCGATTGGGCGGCGGGGCTGGGGGTCAGCACCTTCGTCGGCACGTCGGGCCGCGTGTTTCCGGCCGAGATGAAGGCCGCGCCGCTGCTGCGTGCCTGGCTGCAGCGGCTGCGCCATCCTGCCGACGGCGGCACGCCGGTGCGCTTTCACATGCGGCACCGCTGGGTGGATTGGCAGTCGGCCGATGCTATGAAGTCAGGAGCTAATGGCGCTGATGCAGAAAGCGTTGGCGGCCAGTTTTTGTTTGAATCCCCGGCGGGGCCAACCCGCGTGACAGCCCGCGCCGCCGTGCTGGCGCTGGGCGGCGCCAGCTGGCCGCGCCTGGGTTCTGACGGCGCCTGGGTGCCGTGGCTGGAACAGGTCGGCGCCGAGGTCGCACCGCTGCGCCCGGCCAACTGCGGCTTTGACGCGGCAGGCCGCGCGGGCGACGGCTGGACGCCCTTCTTCAGCGAGCGCTTTGCCGGCCAGCCGCTGAAGAACGTGTCCATCGCGTTCACCGACAACGCGGGCCAGCGCGTCCAGCGGCGGGGCGAGTTCGTGCTGACGGCCTCGGGCGTCGAAGGCAGCCTGATCTACGCCGCCAGCGCCGCGCTGCGCGAAGAGATTGCGCGCGCCGGCAGCGCCACCTTCCTGCTCAACCTGCTGCCCGGCCGCACGGCAGCCGATGTGCAGGCCGCCGTGGCGCACCCGCGCGGCAGCCGCAGCCTGTCGTCGCACCTGAAGAGCCGGCTGGGGCTGGCGCCCGTGCACACGGCGCTGCTGCACGAGCTGCTGGCGCCCGAGCAGTTGAAGGACGCCACGGCGCTGGCGAATGCGATCCAGGCGCTGCCGATCACGCTGCGCGCGCCGCGCCCGCTGGCCGAGGCGATCAGCACCGCCGGCGGTGTGCGCCTGACGTCGCTGACCGACGACCTGGAACTGCACGCCGCGCCCGGCGTGTTCTGCGCCGGCGAGATGCTGGACTGGGAAGCGCCGACCGGCGGCTACCTGCTTACCGCCAGCCTGGCCAGCGGCGTGCGCGCGGCGCAAGGCGTGTTGCGCCGGCTCGGGCGCGGCTGA
- a CDS encoding NAD-dependent succinate-semialdehyde dehydrogenase, whose protein sequence is MTTTPLAQLNDPTLLKTDGLINGRWVKGKKRFEVHDPATGQLLADVADLEPKDVKAAIAAADAAWPAWRALTGKQRHAILMQWFRLLMDNQDDLGRIMTAEQGKPLPEAKGEVAYGASFVEWFAEEAKRVGGETLATSDPAKRLAVLRQPIGVCAAITPWNFPLAMITRKVAPALAAGCPVVIKPAELTPLTALAAAELAQRAGIPPGVLNVITGTDSAAYGKVLCDSDTVRHLSFTGSTEVGRILMAQCAPTIKKLALELGGNAPFIVFDDADIDAAVEGAIASKYRNAGQTCVCANRLYAQDGIYDKFVKKLAARVAKMKVGNGFEQGVAIGPLIEDAAVKKVARHVADAVKKGGKVLAGGDKLKGQFFQPTVIAGATPDMLVAREETFGPLAPVFRFKTEQEAIDAANATIFGLASYFYARDIGRITRVSEALEYGIVGINTGIISVEQAPFGGVKQSGLGREGSSHGIDEYLEMKYLCVGI, encoded by the coding sequence ATGACCACCACCCCGCTCGCCCAGCTCAACGACCCCACCCTGCTGAAGACCGATGGCCTGATCAACGGCCGGTGGGTCAAGGGCAAGAAGCGCTTCGAGGTGCATGACCCCGCCACCGGCCAGCTGCTGGCCGACGTGGCCGACCTGGAGCCGAAGGACGTCAAGGCCGCCATCGCTGCCGCCGACGCCGCGTGGCCCGCGTGGCGCGCGCTGACCGGCAAGCAGCGCCACGCCATCCTGATGCAGTGGTTCCGCCTGCTGATGGACAACCAGGACGACCTTGGCCGCATCATGACCGCCGAGCAGGGCAAGCCCCTGCCCGAGGCCAAGGGCGAAGTGGCCTACGGCGCCAGCTTTGTCGAGTGGTTTGCCGAAGAGGCCAAGCGCGTGGGCGGCGAAACGCTGGCCACGTCCGACCCGGCCAAGCGGCTTGCCGTGCTGCGCCAGCCGATTGGCGTGTGCGCGGCCATCACGCCGTGGAACTTTCCGCTGGCCATGATCACGCGCAAGGTCGCGCCAGCGCTGGCCGCGGGTTGCCCGGTGGTCATCAAGCCGGCCGAGCTGACACCGCTCACCGCCCTGGCCGCGGCCGAGCTGGCGCAGCGCGCGGGCATTCCGCCCGGCGTGCTGAACGTCATCACCGGCACCGACAGTGCCGCCTACGGCAAGGTGCTGTGCGACAGCGATACGGTGCGCCACCTGTCGTTCACGGGCTCCACCGAAGTCGGCCGCATCCTGATGGCACAGTGCGCGCCCACCATCAAGAAGCTGGCGCTGGAGTTGGGCGGCAACGCGCCCTTCATCGTGTTCGACGACGCCGACATCGACGCCGCGGTCGAAGGCGCCATCGCCAGCAAGTACCGCAACGCCGGCCAGACCTGCGTGTGCGCCAACCGGCTGTACGCGCAAGACGGCATCTACGACAAGTTCGTCAAGAAGCTGGCCGCCCGCGTCGCCAAGATGAAGGTGGGCAACGGCTTCGAGCAGGGCGTCGCCATCGGCCCGCTGATCGAGGACGCCGCCGTGAAAAAGGTGGCGCGCCACGTGGCCGACGCCGTCAAGAAGGGCGGCAAGGTGCTGGCCGGCGGCGACAAGCTGAAGGGCCAGTTCTTCCAGCCCACCGTCATTGCCGGCGCCACGCCCGACATGCTGGTGGCGCGCGAGGAAACCTTCGGCCCGCTGGCGCCGGTGTTCCGCTTCAAGACCGAGCAGGAGGCCATTGACGCCGCCAACGCCACCATCTTCGGCCTGGCCAGCTACTTTTACGCGCGCGACATCGGCCGCATCACGCGCGTCAGCGAAGCGCTGGAATACGGCATCGTCGGCATCAACACCGGCATCATCTCGGTCGAGCAGGCGCCCTTCGGCGGCGTCAAACAGTCGGGCCTGGGCCGCGAAGGCTCCAGCCACGGCATCGACGAATACCTGGAGATGAAGTACCTCTGCGTGGGGATTTGA
- the cls gene encoding cardiolipin synthase translates to MFAWLQQFIVAGHPLTFWFGWTWTISSIVLTTWIIWQRKSPVSTLAWIMILNLMPVVGLLVYAYFGPQRIQRQRLKRWHQRAALMSREDVKALLAERPDVPPWARQHTRLNEAASGLPIASAQSVDVLASGGATLDALLREIDGAREHIHLEYYIFEPDETGTLLLRALVDKARAGVKVRLLVDAIGSPRLLSRRHRRLLADFEAAGGEFAVFHPTRLDRLRPLVNLRTHRKIVVVDGRAGFVGGINVTDDENEHIRPDNAYRDTHLLIRGGAVRWLQYVFLKDWHYAEGRAPAPDEDLLPEQAPGALPVQIVPSGPDSDMEAIHRAMIDALNMAHERIWLATPYFVPTEPALTALTNAALRGVQVKLMVPEKSDSRVVTAAARSYFKELQDAGVLVFEYRGRMFHAKTLLVDELYGMVGSANFDNRSFRLNFEVMAVVMDRAFNQRLAEMFDDDLSQCKLVPVDRRAPPWQQAFEAVARLASPLL, encoded by the coding sequence ATGTTCGCCTGGCTGCAGCAGTTCATCGTCGCGGGTCATCCGCTGACGTTCTGGTTTGGGTGGACGTGGACCATCTCCAGCATCGTCCTCACGACCTGGATCATCTGGCAGCGCAAGTCGCCGGTGTCCACGCTGGCGTGGATCATGATCTTGAACCTGATGCCCGTGGTGGGCCTGCTGGTGTATGCCTACTTCGGCCCGCAGCGCATCCAGCGCCAGCGGCTCAAGCGCTGGCACCAGCGCGCCGCGCTGATGTCGCGCGAGGACGTGAAGGCGCTGCTCGCCGAGCGCCCCGACGTGCCTCCCTGGGCGCGTCAGCATACGCGGTTGAATGAAGCGGCCAGCGGCCTGCCGATCGCCAGCGCGCAGAGCGTCGACGTGCTGGCCAGCGGCGGTGCCACGCTGGATGCGCTGCTGCGCGAGATCGACGGCGCGCGCGAACACATCCACCTTGAGTACTACATCTTCGAGCCCGACGAAACCGGCACGCTGCTGCTGCGCGCGCTGGTGGACAAGGCCCGCGCGGGCGTGAAGGTGCGCCTGCTGGTCGACGCCATCGGCTCGCCGCGGCTGCTGTCGCGCCGGCACCGCCGGCTGCTGGCCGACTTTGAGGCGGCGGGCGGCGAATTCGCCGTCTTCCACCCGACGCGGCTGGACCGCCTGCGCCCGCTGGTCAACCTGCGCACGCACCGCAAGATCGTGGTGGTCGACGGTCGCGCCGGCTTCGTCGGCGGCATCAACGTCACCGACGACGAGAACGAGCACATCCGCCCCGACAACGCCTACCGCGACACGCATTTGCTGATCCGCGGCGGCGCGGTGCGCTGGCTGCAGTACGTGTTCTTGAAGGACTGGCACTACGCCGAAGGCCGCGCGCCGGCGCCGGACGAAGACCTGCTGCCGGAACAGGCGCCCGGCGCGCTGCCGGTGCAGATCGTCCCCAGCGGCCCCGATTCGGACATGGAGGCGATTCACCGCGCCATGATCGACGCGCTGAACATGGCGCACGAGCGCATCTGGCTGGCCACGCCCTACTTCGTGCCCACCGAACCGGCGCTGACGGCGCTGACCAACGCCGCGCTGCGCGGTGTGCAGGTCAAGCTGATGGTGCCCGAGAAGAGCGATTCGCGCGTGGTCACCGCCGCCGCGCGCTCGTACTTCAAGGAACTGCAGGACGCCGGCGTACTGGTGTTTGAATACCGCGGGCGCATGTTCCACGCCAAGACGCTGCTGGTGGACGAGTTGTACGGCATGGTGGGCAGCGCCAACTTCGACAACCGCAGCTTTCGCCTCAACTTCGAGGTGATGGCGGTGGTGATGGACCGCGCCTTCAACCAGCGGCTGGCCGAGATGTTCGACGACGATTTGTCGCAGTGCAAGCTGGTGCCGGTGGACCGCCGCGCACCGCCGTGGCAGCAGGCGTTTGAGGCGGTGGCGCGGCTGGCATCACCGCTGTTGTGA
- a CDS encoding ArsC family reductase, with translation MAGITLYGIPNCDTVKKARAWLTERGVAYTFHDFRKQGVPPEHLARWLAAAGWDKVLNRQGRTWRKLDPAAQAAVTDAASAAALLLQQPSAIKRPVVEWADGAITVGFAPDAWQQHIG, from the coding sequence ATGGCTGGCATTACCCTCTATGGCATTCCAAACTGCGACACCGTGAAGAAGGCGCGCGCCTGGCTGACCGAGCGCGGCGTGGCCTACACCTTTCACGATTTCAGGAAGCAGGGCGTGCCGCCCGAGCACCTGGCGCGCTGGCTGGCTGCGGCGGGCTGGGACAAGGTGCTGAACCGACAAGGCAGGACCTGGCGCAAGCTGGATCCCGCCGCGCAGGCCGCCGTGACCGATGCGGCCAGCGCCGCCGCGTTGTTGCTGCAACAGCCCAGCGCCATCAAGCGCCCGGTGGTCGAATGGGCCGACGGCGCCATCACGGTCGGCTTTGCGCCGGACGCCTGGCAGCAGCACATCGGCTGA